From the Polaribacter gangjinensis genome, the window AGGTTGAACCATTTACAATAATTGTTAATTGTCCTGGAACTTTTATCTTAAAACTTTGTACTGCAATTTGTAAATCGAATTCAAAATCTGGCAATCCAGCCGCGATTGGAGCATTTGCCAATCCTGATTTTGGCATGGAAACAATACCATATTGTTCACGAACAGAACCCATTGCAGGTGGAATATCTTTGATTCTAAAAACAGCTTTTGAAGTAACCGTTTTTCCACTGCTTAATTTTGCACTTACAGTAACTACTGCTTCATTGCCACCTCCTGGTTTTAAGCTAAATTTTCCATTGCTTCCTGATAAAGCACCACCTGAAGCAGAAACATTGATATTGTTTGCACCAACACCTGGCAAAGAAACCGAAATCGGATTGTCTAAACCTCTATAAACCACATTCATTTTATCCGCTGAAACAACAGCACTGCTTGGCTCTGGAATTACAGAATAAGCACTTGCAAAATCCACAGGAATTGGTTGTCCATTTTCCATAAAGAAAATAGTTCCTTTGATGGTTTTTTCACCTACGTTTCCTGCAGGCATGTTTAAAAGTACTTGTCCGTCTTTAACTGTATTGGTAACATCAGCGCCATTTAAAATTACTTTGTTTGGTACTAATGTAGCGTCATAACGTCCTAAAACTACTTTTCCAGTAACTTTTTCACCAGCAAAATAGGCAGTTTTGTCTAAACTTACGATTCCTGTATAATTGCTAAGAGATAAGGATTCTTCTAATTTTCCACCTAATAAACTTGTTACAATATCACTTTCAGTATTTTTAATATCCGCTTGCATTTGTGTAAAATTTGTTAACGAAGCTACCATTGGAAAACCTTCGTAACGTGCTTTTAACCAAGCTGTTTTTTTGTTGGTATCAGGAACAGGAACATCATCTGTATTGAATCGTTTATTGATTACAGACGCAAACTGACTTTTTTCACCAACAATTTTTATCAAATTTGTTCTGTAGCTATTGATTTGATTTAGAAACTCTTTTCCCTCTTTTGTAAAACCATCACCTTTAAAGAAATAAGCATCTAAAAAGTCAGTTTTATCCATAGATTCGTAATCTGTTTTATCTTCAATGCTTGCAGTCATCTTCGTTTTTAAACTATCTAAATAGGTATAAAAATCCGATGAATATTTTTTAACTTCTTTTGCTTGTTCGTATAAAACTCCAAATTTAGCTGCTTGTTCAGAAGCTTTGGTTGCTAAATTTTCGTAAGCACTATTATTTTTTAACGTTGTGGAAAGATTGTTTTCTGTAAGTTTTTCATTCATAAAACCAAAAGCTGACAACACCTCTTTACTCATGTTCATTGCTAACATTGCAATGAAAACGAGGTACATTAGGTTAATCATCTTTTGTCTTGCCGACATTTTTCCTGCTGCCATTTTTAACTAGTTTTTTTTGTAAAGTTTACGTGATTATTTTCACTAATTATTTAACAGTCATTGCAGAAAGCATTCCTCCATAAACTCCATTTAATGATGATAAGTTTTTAGCTAAGGATTCCATTTGCTCTTTTAATTTTTGTGTATTTTCAACAACCTCAGCATTTAATTCTGCTTGTTTACTAGAATTTTCAACTTGAGATTTGTACAAATTATTTAATGTTTCCATTTGAACAGCTGCCAAAGAAACTTGCTCATTGTATTTGTTTGTTGAAGCTACACTTTCTGAAGCTGCAGATAATCCTTCAGCAGCATTTTGAAAATTTTTCATACTTGAACCTAAACTTGCCATTAACGCAGCATCGATTTTTGCTTCTTGCAACAAGTTGTCTAATTTTTGAGAAAGCATTCCTTCAGCCCCAACTTTTTCATCTGCAACCAATCCTTCTTGTCCTAATTCAGGATATACTTTTGTCCAATCAAAATCTTCTTCTGGAGTATCAAAAGCAGAAACCGCGAAAACTCCTGCTTCTACTAATAGACCAATTGTAAGCATTAAACCACCTGTAATTGGACCTAAAGTAATATGTTGAATTTTGAATAACGCCCCAATGATTACTACTGCAGCTCCCATTCCGTATATGAAATTCATTGTTTTTTTGTAAGATCTTGACTGTGCCATTTTTAATGTTATTATGTAATTTTAATTTTTATTATTTTTTTTCTGTGCCTAAATAATTTTGAACGGTTCTAAAACCAATGTAACTCCTTGCAGTATCTGCATACTCGAAATCTCTTGATGCAACTTCTAGATAATAAGCTACATCTTTCCATGAACCACCCCTGATTATTTTTCTTCTATTTTTTCGATCTTCTACATTAGGATTCATTGTTGATGCCATATAATAAGAAGACAAATTATATGCAGTATTTGTCCATTCAGAAACGTTTCCTGCCATATTATACAAACCATAATCATTTGCATTGAACGATTTTGCTTCCATGGTGTACAATGCACCATCTACTGCATAATTTCCTCTAACTGGTTTAAAGTTTGCTAAGAAGCAACCTCTGTCACTTGTAGTGCTTCCTGTTCCCCAAGGATAGGTTGCAAATTCCAAACCACCTCTTGCAGCATATTCCCATTCAGCCTCTGTTGGTAATCTAAAATCTGGAACAAGCGTTACATTTTTTTGAGTTCTTAAAAAACTATTTTTCTTTTTGGTTCTCCAATTACAAAAAGCATTTGCTTGATTCCAAGTTACCCCAACAACAGGATATTCTCCATAAGATTGATGATAAAAATAATCTTGATGCATTGGATCGTTGTACGAATAATTGAAATCTTTTACCCAAACTGTGGTATCTGGATAAATATTCAACACTTCCGTTTGAACGAATTTTTTTCTGTCCCCACCTTTTCTTGCGGCATTATCTCTATCAAACCAAGAATATTTATAATTTAAAAACTTGGTATTGAAAGTTCTTACTCCATCAACAGCATCTTCTTTTTTGATGTATAAAGAATCCATCACTTCTACATAATCTGCATCAGGATATTCATCTTTTTTCCAAACCAATTCTGTTTCCCAATTCAAAGGTTGAATGGTATCAAACTGATAATAGTTTTCAAACATGTATTTTTGATACGGAGATAAATTGGTTGTGTCTGCTGTTTTAAAAGCGTATTGCTGAATTCCTGCAGCACGATTTCTTCCATTCGGATCAGGATTTGTATTTCCTAATGCTGCAAATTCTGCTTGATATGCCAAACGAGTTCTTACAATTGAATCTCTTACCCAATATACAAATTCTTTGTATTCATTGTTTGTGATTTCAGTTTCATCCATGTAATAAGGTCTTACAGTCACCGTTTTTGTTGGTGCATTTAAAGTACCAATCATGTCTTGATCTTGTTTTCCCATGGTAAATGAACCTCCTGGAATTAGCGCCATACCAAAAGGTTTTTCAGAAAACCACTTTTTCTTGGCTTTTACTCCTACTAATTCTCCTCTATCTTTGGAACCG encodes:
- the gldM gene encoding gliding motility protein GldM, translating into MAAGKMSARQKMINLMYLVFIAMLAMNMSKEVLSAFGFMNEKLTENNLSTTLKNNSAYENLATKASEQAAKFGVLYEQAKEVKKYSSDFYTYLDSLKTKMTASIEDKTDYESMDKTDFLDAYFFKGDGFTKEGKEFLNQINSYRTNLIKIVGEKSQFASVINKRFNTDDVPVPDTNKKTAWLKARYEGFPMVASLTNFTQMQADIKNTESDIVTSLLGGKLEESLSLSNYTGIVSLDKTAYFAGEKVTGKVVLGRYDATLVPNKVILNGADVTNTVKDGQVLLNMPAGNVGEKTIKGTIFFMENGQPIPVDFASAYSVIPEPSSAVVSADKMNVVYRGLDNPISVSLPGVGANNINVSASGGALSGSNGKFSLKPGGGNEAVVTVSAKLSSGKTVTSKAVFRIKDIPPAMGSVREQYGIVSMPKSGLANAPIAAGLPDFEFDLQIAVQSFKIKVPGQLTIIVNGSTLNAAAKAALSKAQRGDIINIYDIQATANGVPIKKVLPVSIDITN
- the gldK gene encoding gliding motility lipoprotein GldK; its protein translation is MKKAAVFALLITFFYSCGSKDRGELVGVKAKKKWFSEKPFGMALIPGGSFTMGKQDQDMIGTLNAPTKTVTVRPYYMDETEITNNEYKEFVYWVRDSIVRTRLAYQAEFAALGNTNPDPNGRNRAAGIQQYAFKTADTTNLSPYQKYMFENYYQFDTIQPLNWETELVWKKDEYPDADYVEVMDSLYIKKEDAVDGVRTFNTKFLNYKYSWFDRDNAARKGGDRKKFVQTEVLNIYPDTTVWVKDFNYSYNDPMHQDYFYHQSYGEYPVVGVTWNQANAFCNWRTKKKNSFLRTQKNVTLVPDFRLPTEAEWEYAARGGLEFATYPWGTGSTTSDRGCFLANFKPVRGNYAVDGALYTMEAKSFNANDYGLYNMAGNVSEWTNTAYNLSSYYMASTMNPNVEDRKNRRKIIRGGSWKDVAYYLEVASRDFEYADTARSYIGFRTVQNYLGTEKK
- the gldL gene encoding gliding motility protein GldL encodes the protein MAQSRSYKKTMNFIYGMGAAVVIIGALFKIQHITLGPITGGLMLTIGLLVEAGVFAVSAFDTPEEDFDWTKVYPELGQEGLVADEKVGAEGMLSQKLDNLLQEAKIDAALMASLGSSMKNFQNAAEGLSAASESVASTNKYNEQVSLAAVQMETLNNLYKSQVENSSKQAELNAEVVENTQKLKEQMESLAKNLSSLNGVYGGMLSAMTVK